One stretch of Syntrophales bacterium DNA includes these proteins:
- a CDS encoding HAD hydrolase-like protein, whose product VKPDPEHLMIALNVLDILPPQAVVVGDHPIDILLGQRVGTVTVGVLTGSSTYGELVAAGAHFIIERVELLINLITERTFFIS is encoded by the coding sequence GGTTAAGCCTGATCCGGAACACCTCATGATCGCTCTGAATGTCCTCGATATACTGCCCCCTCAAGCAGTTGTGGTGGGAGATCATCCTATTGATATTCTGTTGGGGCAGAGGGTAGGAACAGTTACAGTTGGAGTTTTAACAGGATCATCAACGTATGGTGAACTAGTTGCGGCTGGTGCACATTTTATAATTGAAAGAGTTGAGCTTTTGATAAATTTGATAACTGAGAGGACATTTTTTA